From Cannabis sativa cultivar Pink pepper isolate KNU-18-1 chromosome 8, ASM2916894v1, whole genome shotgun sequence, a single genomic window includes:
- the LOC115704382 gene encoding uncharacterized protein LOC115704382 yields the protein MKILSWNCRGLGSPSAKKALRALVTREDPDVLFLMETKLSGSRMNGVWRNLGFGGASVVEAVGSAGGTCLCWKAGVDIQVMADSVDVTKVVFSNVLNGPAWHCLFVYGPPTKAARKEFWEERTLEVLALNHPWLLLGDLNTISGQQDKVGGREVEASDGSDLNELLDSTGGVDLGCVGNHFTWTNGRRFQDLIKERLDRALCDPEWMMTYPKAGVRALAIKDSDHAPLVVDLLLDRERFHTPFRYLDAWSRDEGCKEVIQRAWAIDVRGAKSLQLVTRLDNTRRCLAKWNKTHFGMCKEKIKTLNNFLVEVQRRVPSEDNLKLEANHFYHLQP from the coding sequence ATGAAGATCCTTTCGTGGAATTGCCGAGGACTAGGGAGTCCGTCGGCTAAGAAAGCTCTTCGAGCTTTGGTTACTAGGGAAGATCCGGATGTCTTATTCTTGATGGAAACTAAACTGAGCGGTTCTAGGATGAATGGGGTGTGGAGAAATTTGGGTTTTGGAGGTGCCTCGGTTGTGGAGGCGGTTGGGTCTGCTGGTGGGACTTGTCTTTGTTGGAAAGCTGGGGTGGATATTCAGGTGATGGCGGATTCGGTGGATGTTACTAAAGTGGTCTTTTCTAATGTCCTCAACGGTCCTGCTTGGCATTGTCTTTTTGTCTATGGCCCGCCTACTAAAGCTGCGAGGAAAGAGTTTTGGGAAGAGAGAACTTTGGAGGTTCTTGCTTTGAATCACCCTTGGCTCTTGCTGGGTGATCTTAACACTATCTCGGGCCAACAGGATAAGGTTGGGGGCCGGGAAGTGGAGGCGAGTGATGGAAGTGACCTTAATGAGCTGCTTGATTCCACGGGAGGAGTGGATCTGGGTTGTGTGGGGAATCACTTCACTTGGACAAACGGGAGGCGATTCCAGGATCTAATCAAAGAGAGACTTGACAGAGCGCTCTGTGACCCGGAGTGGATGATGACGTATCCGAAGGCTGGTGTGCGTGCCCTTGCTATCAAGGATTCAGATCATGCTCCTTTGGTTGTGGACCTCCTCTTAGACCGGGAGCGGTTTCATACCCCGTTCAGATACTTGGATGCTTGGTCTAGAGATGAGGGTTGCAAAGAGGTTATTCAGAGGGCGTGGGCTATAGATGTGAGGGGCGCCAAGAGCTTACAACTGGTTACCCGCTTGGATAATACCCGAAGATGTTTGGCTAAGtggaataaaactcattttggAATGTGTAAGGAAAAAATAAAGACTTTAAACAATTTCTTGGTGGAAGTGCAACGAAGGGTACCTTCGGAAGACAATTTGAAATTGGAAGCGAACCATTTTTATCATTTGCAGccctaa